The proteins below are encoded in one region of Syngnathus acus chromosome 2, fSynAcu1.2, whole genome shotgun sequence:
- the commd7 gene encoding COMM domain-containing protein 7: protein MQLHFTKDVLPHSVSGDFHNLNKFNEQQFLRLVEMLFQFLLEPKETEKMMQQLSDFASEHRMSAGPLKNLMKSVILVPQGAIKKNLTGEQLKEDLQTLGLQEDKAGHFSHQWAEHRAALCRLAVRQTLTVNRLVDMEWKFGVTVGTSEVNKMSNIFLQLKLVVQKGNSTENLYMELTLPQFYNFLHEMERAKASMDSFS from the exons ATGCAGCTTCACTTCACTAAAGATGTTTTACCGCATTCTGTCAGCGGTGACTTCCACAATCTCAACAAATTCAACGAGCAG CAATTTCTACGTCTGGTGGAAATGCTCTTCCAGTTTTTGTTAGAGCCTAAAGAG ACAGAGAAGATGATGCAGCAGCTGAGTGACTTTGCAAGTGAACACAGGATGAGTGCAGGCCCGCTCAAGAACCTCATGAAGAGCGTCATCCTTGTGCCACAGG GTGCGATTAAGAAAAACCTGACTGGTGAGCAGCTAAAAGAAGATCTGCAAACTTTAG gactTCAAGAGGACAAGGCTGGTCACTTTTCGCACCAG TGGGCAGAGCATCGTGCGGCGCTGTGCAGACTGGCCGTGCGACAAACGCTGACTGTCAACCGCCTGGTGGATATGGAATGGAAGTTTGGCG TGACTGTCGGCACGAGCGAAGTCAACAAAATGAGCAACATCTTTTTACAg CTCAAACTAGTCGTCCAGAAGGGGAATTCCACGGAAAACCTCTACATGG AGTTGACGCTCCCGCAGTTTTACAACTTCCTGCATGAGATGGAGAGAGCCAAAGCCAGCATGGACTCTTTtagctga
- the dnmt3bb.1 gene encoding DNA (cytosine-5)-methyltransferase 3B — protein MLMFEKGSSPPSATATAMPSDQYSAVAMETGNNMASMAEVSPPPPEGLLENDSGVEMTSESSPLAGAEPPSPFSPKQNAGASSPRDDNVNVERGTRKRSEGEHGTWDPYSKNKTHLALRERPLARTIFQAGLMPHAKPRRQTRKHELMATMQCGRASRAVSPKEVPEVPRLDLSENDSKDSAQSSGTNTSGCDAHIEYNDNKGFNVGELVWGKIKGFSWWPGMVVTWRATGKRQANPGMRWLQWFGDGKFSEVSADKLDSITAFDKFFNQASYTKLVSYRRAIFQALEMASIRAGKKFPPCESDNPDEEIKPLMDWAQEGFLPKGQEGLKPTPSADSAVLDIQVLDVSLPEYPPSAKKPKLSVCKNKPGPEESYSREQMVNEVLNNKRSIEEFCLSCGKMRAATFHPLFEGGLCQTCKDVYLETSYMYDDDGYQSYCTVCCGGREVLLCGNANCCRCFCVDCLDILVHHGASNNARFLDPWRCYMCQPLLTYGVLKRRHDWSVKLQEFFGNDKGQEFETPKIYPAVPAEQRRPIRVLSLFDGIATGYLVLRDLGFKVDQYVASEVCEDSISVGVVRHEGKIHYVHDVRNITRKNIQEWGPFDLVIGGSPCNDLSIVNPARKGLFEGTGRLFFEFYRLLSEAKPKEGENRPFFWMFENVVAMGVNDKRDISRYLECNPVMIDAIEVSAAHRARYFWGNLPGMNRPLCASGMDKLELQDCLDHGRVAKFGKVRTITTRSNSIKQGKDQHFPVLMNGKEDILWCTELERIFGFPVHYTDVSNMGRGARQKLLGRSWSVPVIRHLFAPLKDFFACD, from the exons ATGCTTAT GTTTGAGAAGGGGTCGTCACCACCATCGGCCACAGCGACAGCGATGCCCTCTGATCAATACTCTGCTGTGGCCATGGAGACCGGCAACAACATGGCCTCCATG GCGGAGGTCAGCCCGCCACCGCCCGAAGGCCTGTTGGAGAATGACAGCGGCGTGGAGATGACCAGTGAGAGCAGCCCGCTGGCAGGGGCCGAGCCACCGTCGCCCTTCAGCCCTAAACAGAACGCGGGCGCCTCGTCACCTCGAG ACGATAACGTGAATGTGGAAAGAGGGACCAGGAAGAGGTCCGAGGGCGAGCATGGCACCTGGGACCCGTATAGTAAA AACAAGACTCATCTGGCTTTGAGAGAGAGGCCGCTTGCCCGAACCATCTTCCAGGCCGGTCTGATGCCACACGCCAAACCTCGCAGACAGACACGAAAACATGAGCTCATGGCCACTATG CAGTGTGGCAGAGCTTCGCGAGCAGTCTCACCCAAGGAGGTCCCTGAGGTGCCGCGTCTCGACTTGTCGGAGAACGACTCCAAAGACTCAGCCCAAAGCAGTGGCACCAACACGTCCGGTTGCGACGCTCACATTGAATATAAC GACAACAAGGGCTTCAACGTTGGTGAGCTAGTTTGGGGAAAGATCAAAGGCTTCTCCTGGTGGCCCGGCATGGTGGTGACCTGGCGCGCGACCGGCAAACGGCAGGCCAACCCCGGCATGAGGTGGCTGCAGTGGTTCGGGGATGGGAAGTTCTCCGAG GTCTCCGCCGACAAGCTGGATTCCATCACTGCCTTTGACAAGTTCTTCAATCAGGCGTCTTACACCAAACTGGTGTCCTATCGCAGGGCCATCTTCCAAGCTCTGGAG ATGGCCAGTATTCGGGCCGGCAAGAAATTCCCCCCCTGTGAGTCCGACAATCCCGACGAGGAAATTAAGCCATTAATGGACTGGGCCCAAGAAGGCTTCCTGCCAAAAGGCCAAGAGGGGCTCAAACCCACACCGAGCGCTG atAGTGCCGTGCTCGACATACAGGTCCTGGACGTTTCACTGCCCGAGTATCCGCCCAGTGCCAAGAAGCCCAAACTGAGCGTGTGCAAGAACAAGCCTGGGCCGGAGGAGTCGTACAGCAGAG AACAAATGGTCAATGAAGTCCTGAATAATAAACGAAGTATAGAAG AGTTCTGTCTCTCGTGTGGCAAGATGAGAGCAGCAACTTTCCACCCGCTCTTTGAAGGAGGCTTGTGCCAAACATGCAAG GATGTGTACTTGGAGACATCCTACATGTATGACGACGACGGCTACCAGTCCTACTGCACCGTCTGCTGTGGCGGCCGAGAGGTTCTGCTGTGCGGCAATGCCAACTGCTGCAG GTGTTTCTGTGTGGACTGTCTCGACATCCTGGTGCACCACGGCGCATCAAACAATGCGCGCTTCCTGGACCCTTGGCGCTGCTACATGTGCCAGCCGCTGCTAACGTACGGTGTCCTCAAGCGGCGCCACGACTGGAGCGTCAAGCTGCAGGAGTTCTTTGGCAACGACAAAGGACAAGAGTTT GAGACCCCAAAGATTTACCCGGCAGTCCCAGCAGAACAACGGCGACCAATCCGAGTCCTCTCGCTTTTTGACGGCATCGCCACCG GTTACCTGGTCTTGAGGGATCTGGGCTTTAAGGTGGACCAGTACGTGGCGTCTGAGGTGTGCGAGGATTCCATCTCTGTCGGCGTGGTCAGACACGAAGGGAAAATCCATTACGTCCATGACGTCCGGAACATCACCAGGAAAAAC ATTCAGGAATGGGGACCATTTGATCTGGTCATCGGTGGAAGTCCGTGTAATGACTTGTCTATTGTCAACCCAGCCAGGAAGGGCCTCTTTG AAGGCACAGGGAGGTTGTTCTTTGAATTTTACCGTCTGCTGAGCGAGGCCAAGCCCAAAGAAGGAGAGAACCGTCCATTCTTCTGGATGTTCGAGAATGTGGTCGCCATGGGTGTCAACGACAAGAGGGACATCTCACGATATCTGGAG TGTAACCCCGTAATGATTGATGCCATTGAAGTCTCTGCAGCCCACCGGGCTCgatatttttgggggaacCTGCCGGGTATGAACAG ACCACTGTGTGCTTCTGGGATGGACAAGTTGGAGCTCCAGGACTGTCTGGATCACGGACGAGTTGCAAAG TTCGGCAAGGTGCGCACCATCACCACACGCTCCAACTCCATCAAACAGGGGAAGGACCAACACTTCCCAGTCTTGATGAATGGAAAGGAGGACATCTTATGGTGCACTGAGCTGGAGAG GATCTTCGGCTTCCCAGTCCACTACACGGACGTGTCCAACATGGGTCGAGGTGCTCGGCAGAAACTCCTAGGCCGGTCCTGGAGCGTCCCTGTCATCAGGCATCTTTTCGCACCCCTCAAAGACTTCTTTGCCTGTGATTAA